AACAGAATTTTGTCAGCAAAGAACATTTGCTAACATCAGGATCTTCAGCTTAAATCGATTGTTTCGTTAAATGTGATGCTTTATGTTAAAAAAGGAAGTCTATGGATGCTTTATATATTGAAAAGTCTTCAAAAAAGCTCCATGCCATTTAACTAGAATTCTTTTAAAGTCGCAATTAGAGTTTTGCCAATATTGTTTCGTGTAATACCTGCCATTCTTAGAAATATAATGCATTTGATATTACATGGATGTGGGGACACAACGATCAAGTATCATAGACAGTTTCTTTCGAGTTCAACAATTAGTTGTCAGCTAACCCAGCAGAGGGTGGATCCATTTATCAATTAAGTACCTGCAAAGAGCCTAATAGCAACCAAACATAGATGAGGGCTAACTGATAGTCTCACATACCGATTCCAATTGCATCTGAACCCTTCATAATCCTTAGCCTCCTACAAGAATCAGTAAACATGCTGCAACGGCAAATGCATACAATCAGTGGCTAAATGAGAATGTAGCATCACTAGTAAACATGCAGAAATTGAACTATGACAGCCGATAAATCGAGATGGTGCAGTATAGacaacaaaaaatattttctagACTTATATATTTTGCATCTAACTCATGCATGAAAATGCTTCCAATCTGCATAGCTATTAAACATTAGAGTCTGGCGAAAGGCCCTTCCCAATCTACCAAACCACAAAACTTGTTCCCACTTTAAAATTGTTATCTTTTAGATGAGGTTGAATCATGGTACTAGTAAGATACCATGAGGGGTTTATGTTTTTGTATCCAAATCTTAGCCTGCTGTTACACTAACAATAAAAATGAAAGGGAAGAGCATAATTACATTTGTGGTAAAATTTTACTGCCCTTTCATCATTTACAACAACTAGGCAGTTCATAAGTCTGATATTTTACTTACTCCCAAGGAACATCACCGACAAGCATCCAATCACTGTCCTTGTCCTCATAGGTAAGAACATATTCAGACCCTTGAAGAAGATCCATCACTCGACCCTCAGTTAGTGTCTCTCTGCTCGACATTCCATGTGCACCACACTGACCTGAAACCACATGTACAGAAATAAGTAAACATCTCCttgcatcaaaaatatttttctttaatagtCCTTGCATTGGATATGTCAAAAGTCATTAAATAGTACATAAATACAAAGCCTTACATGGAATAAATTATAATGTTTGAACAATCTTATACTTACTAGTAGTGATTTAAGGATAGAAAATAAAGAACAGACGGAGTTCCTTGAGAGAACTCTATTAATTAGTGTCTAGCATCATGAAGAAGCAAGGGTGATCAAACAATGTAAATTATCTTTTAAAGACAATACTAAATGTCGTCAATATCTCTAAGGTGAAAGAAACTTTCTTTCAAATATTGAAATTTGAAAGTACTGTTTTCACGTAATAGGATTCTTGTTCTCTTTAGTAGGGCATCGTTGTATTTTTAACAGGAGAAACATTAGGGAACTCTCAAGGCATAAAATGCTCCAGGCATCACACAACCATTGGATGGTAGGATGAGAACAAAAGGTCCCCACCAGGATAGCCGATCAAACTGTTATGTGAAACCCTGACTACATATTCTAGAAGTATTGTATTACATCATTCATATCGGCCATGGATCAAGGAATTTCCTGCACAGGATACACAACTGAGATCCAATAGTTGGTGACAGAATATGCAGTAAATTTGTCATGCTTGCACACAATTTTTCCCAGGAAATCACAAAATATGTAAAAAGGAAGTCCATGTGTGTAACAAACAAAAGAGCTTACCAATGGAAAAGCAGGTAAACATTTTCGCAAGAGCCAGTGAGAGATCTTTGTAATTGGCGTATGTTTTTAGGTCAACTTTTCTGAGATATGGAGCTCCATCCATGCTGACCTTAATATAGAGGCAGTCCACCCCTTGTTTACCTTCTGCATCCTCCTTGTTCTTACTTGGGTTTGCAGCCATTGTATTCCTTCTGTAACTCCGGATGGGTGGCCAACCAACAACTTGTGCCCTGTCACATGCAAAATGCTCAGGCATTCCTGATGAAGGAAGGATGTGGCTCTACATATAACGCTGATGAACGAGAAAAGGAATCAACTTCTTGTCAAAAATGGGGACAAGCAACaggaaaacaaatgcaacttaaaATTGCACTACATGGACAGATAGGCCTGCATAAATGATTCATGTTTTAGATGTCACATAGCAAAGAACTGAATAGAACAATGTAAAAAAATTCAACTGGAAACAATCTTCAGATCTgcgaaaagaaacaaaatagacTACAATTTTAGCACCACTGGTAAGGACAGATTTTATAAGAAGATAGGAAATCAAAGCATTCCCAGGCATCACTTTTAATTCACAAAGGAAACAGGGAAGAAATTTTGTATGCATCGGAAGGAGTTGAGCTGCAGAGTTACAGAAGATACAAGTCTTAATGCTCTCCACCCAAAATCAGGAGAGTAGCACTTGAACATAAAACAACTATATGATTGGCATCTTTCAACATAACTATTGCACAATGCAGTCGAGAACTCCATTTACCATTTCTTACCGATGCgccaaaataaaacaaaatggaTGGTACCTATAGATCTAgttgtcaaaagaaaattttctggAGTACATCATTACAGTGGGAGCTGCTTATCTTGAGTTAAAACTCTATTAAACGTGATGGTTCAAAATCCTACACCAAAATTGCTCCTTCGAGGCTCACTTGACTGATGAACAAGAAATTAAAGAACTAGATTTCCATTTGGTTTCGGGACTGGTCCAAATACTCAAGTACTACATGATAAATTCACCATGGGAAATCATAAGTATTATGTTCTATACCGGCATTCACATATCCATATCTGCGTGATCAAAGCTGCAACATGTGAAAAGATGCCACTAATCAATGACAAGTTCTTAACCACTAGATCAAAGCAGTTGGCATACCAAATAATTAGCAAAAAATACAAACATGAATATAAGAGAAAACAACGGAATGAACAGGATTTCAGATTGGTTCCAGCATTATCAACTTTCACCTCCATCTAAGCTGGACAGATAAAAGTTCAAACTTTGCATTGCAAACTTCACCATTAATATCTCACCCCGAAAAGTCcacagaagaacaaaaagaactttaAAATGTGCGAATAGAAGAATTTCTTGGTTCACACCTATCTACCAAGG
The window above is part of the Musa acuminata AAA Group cultivar baxijiao chromosome BXJ2-6, Cavendish_Baxijiao_AAA, whole genome shotgun sequence genome. Proteins encoded here:
- the LOC135615465 gene encoding auxin-responsive protein IAA21-like, with the protein product MTPPLEHDYIGLSEGPDKLSSANLKDTELRLGLPGSDSPERVDGGGTGLTLGPPKNFVSGSKRGFSDAIDEPREWGLTGVNRSDVEQGKGGVSFSAKGENAGGKPTIEGKDDGGAAKVAPLAKAQVVGWPPIRSYRRNTMAANPSKNKEDAEGKQGVDCLYIKVSMDGAPYLRKVDLKTYANYKDLSLALAKMFTCFSIGQCGAHGMSSRETLTEGRVMDLLQGSEYVLTYEDKDSDWMLVGDVPWDMFTDSCRRLRIMKGSDAIGIAPRAMEKSKSQN